The following coding sequences lie in one Arachis ipaensis cultivar K30076 chromosome B05, Araip1.1, whole genome shotgun sequence genomic window:
- the LOC107644970 gene encoding probable inorganic phosphate transporter 1-5 — MAGGGDQLGVLTALDAAKTQWYHFTAIVIAGMGFFTDAYDLFSIANVTKLLGRIYYTHEGAPKPGTLPPNVSCAVNGVALCGTLAGQLFFGWLGDKLGRKKVYGVTLALMVVSSLASGLSFGKSAKGVISTLCFFRFWLGFGIGGDYPLSATIMSEYANKKTRGAFIAAVFAMQGFGILVGGIVSLIVSTAFDHAYKAPPYNVDPKASLVPEADYVWRIILMFGAVPAALTYYWRMKMPETARYTALVARNAKQAAQDMSKVLQVEIVAEQEKVDAMAVKDNNSFGLFTREFARRHGLHLLGTTTTWFLLDIAYYSSNLFQKDIYTSIGWLPPAAKMNAIHEVYRVARAQTLIALCGTVPGYWFTVAFIDYLGRFFIQLMGFFFMTVFMFALAIPYHHWTQKEHRIGFLVMYSLTFFFANFGPNATTFVVPAEIFPARLRSTCHGISSAAGKAGAIVGAFGFLYASQSKDPSKRDAGYPAGIGMKDTLILLAVCNCLGMFFTLLVPESKGKSLEELSGENEEDEEAAEITTSEQHQTASSRTVPV; from the coding sequence ATGGCTGGAGGTGGAGATCAACTGGGAGTGCTTACTGCACTTGACGCAGCAAAGACGCAATGGTATCACTTCACGGCCATAGTGATCGCCGGCATGGGATTCTTTACAGATGCTTATGATCTTTTCAGCATAGCCAACGTCACAAAGTTGCTGGGACGCATATACTACACACACGAAGGGGCGCCAAAGCCCGGGACTCTGCCTCCGAATGTCTCATGCGCAGTTAACGGCGTTGCCCTCTGCGGCACTCTAGCAGGCCAGCTCTTCTTCGGTTGGTTGGGTGACAAACTTGGTAGGAAGAAGGTTTATGGAGTCACGCTTGCTCTCATGGTTGTGTCCTCTCTTGCTTCTGGTTTGTCCTTTGGCAAGAGCGCCAAGGGCGTCATATCCACGCTCTGTTTCTTCAGGTTCTGGCTTGGCTTTGGGATTGGTGGCGATTACCCTCTCTCCGCCACAATTATGTCGGAGTACGCCAACAAGAAGACCCGCGGCGCCTTCATAGCGGCGGTTTTCGCTATGCAGGGATTCGGGATTTTGGTTGGTGGAATTGTGTCACTCATTGTGTCCACGGCGTTTGACCACGCCTATAAGGCACCGCCGTACAACGTGGATCCAAAGGCGTCCCTTGTCCCTGAAGCAGATTACGTGTGGCGGATCATCTTGATGTTCGGCGCTGTGCCTGCCGCCCTAACATACTATTGGCGGATGAAGATGCCGGAGACGGCGAGGTACACGGCGCTGGTGGCCCGGAACGCGAAACAGGCGGCGCAAGACATGTCAAAAGTGCTGCAAGTTGAGATTGTAGCGGAGCAGGAGAAGGTGGACGCGATGGCGGTGAAAGATAACAACAGCTTTGGATTGTTTACAAGGGAATTCGCCCGCCGCCACGGCCTGCACTTACTTGGAACAACTACCACTTGGTTTCTACTGGACATTGCGTATTACAGTTCAAACCTTTTCCAGAAGGACATCTATACTAGCATCGGGTGGCTTCCTCCGGCGGCTAAAATGAACGCCATCCACGAGGTTTACAGGGTTGCTAGAGCTCAGACACTCATTGCGCTCTGTGGCACTGTCCCTGGCTACTGGTTCACTGTGGCATTCATAGACTACTTGGGTCGATTCTTCATCCAACTAATGGGCTTCTTCTTCATGACTGTCTTCATGTTCGCCCTCGCCATTCCATACCATCACTGGACACAGAAGGAACACAGGATTGGTTTCTTGGTCATGTActctcttactttcttcttcgCCAATTTCGGTCCCAACGCCACCACTTTTGTTGTCCCGGCCGAGATCTTTCCGGCCAGGTTGAGGTCCACTTGCCATGGGATATCCTCGGCCGCCGGAAAGGCCGGGGCCATTGTGGGTGCGTTCGGGTTCTTGTACGCTTCACAGAGCAAAGATCCTAGTAAAAGAGATGCAGGGTACCCTGCTGGTATTGGGATGAAGGATACTCTTATTCTGCTTGCTGTGTGCAACTGTCTTGGGATGTTCTTCACGTTGCTGGTGCCGGAATCGAAAGGGAAATCGTTGGAGGAGTTGAGCGGCGAGAATGAAGAAGACGAAGAAGCTGCTGAGATCACTACTTCTGAGCAGCACCAAACTGCATCTTCTAGGACTGTTCCAGTATGA
- the LOC107644971 gene encoding uncharacterized protein LOC107644971 isoform X1, with amino-acid sequence MLGTAIRLFAKKPKPKMGPIELKTPPEQRLTITRVLFDIVKEHGPLTVQDTWEHVKEVGLKDLKGKQHMKIVLRWMRERQKLRLICNHVGQHKQFLYTTWFTKPSTLNSTAGSIPVKQKKPS; translated from the exons ATGTTGGGGACAGCAATAAGGTTGTTTGCCAAGAAACCGAAGCCGAAGATGGGACCAATAGAACTTAAGACTCCACCGGAGCAGAGACTCACCATCACTAGAGTGCTATTTGATATTGTGAAGGAGCATGGTCCCCTCACCGTTCAAGACACCTGGGAACATGTCAAG GAGGTTGGATTGAAAGATTTGAAAGGCAAGCAACATATGAAGATAGTGTTGAGATGGATGAGAGAGAGACAAAAGCTTCGCCTCATTTGCAATCATGTAGGACAACATAAACAGTTTCTCTATACTACTTGGTTTACGAAACCCAGTACTTTGAATTCAACTGCAGGAAGCATCCCAGTAAAACAAAAGAAACCTTCTTGA
- the LOC107644971 gene encoding uncharacterized protein LOC107644971 isoform X2 produces the protein MLGTAIRLFAKKPKPKMGPIELKTPPEQRLTITRVLFDIVKEHGPLTVQDTWEHVKEVGLKDLKGKQHMKIVLRWMRERQKLRLICNHEQETTEHELLLCPWIRAVWFGAQIQCSPRP, from the exons ATGTTGGGGACAGCAATAAGGTTGTTTGCCAAGAAACCGAAGCCGAAGATGGGACCAATAGAACTTAAGACTCCACCGGAGCAGAGACTCACCATCACTAGAGTGCTATTTGATATTGTGAAGGAGCATGGTCCCCTCACCGTTCAAGACACCTGGGAACATGTCAAG GAGGTTGGATTGAAAGATTTGAAAGGCAAGCAACATATGAAGATAGTGTTGAGATGGATGAGAGAGAGACAAAAGCTTCGCCTCATTTGCAATCAT GAGCAGGAGACAACCGAACATGAGTTGCTCTTATGTCCCTGGATTAGAGCAGTATGGTTCGGTGCACAAATTCAGTGCAGCCCAAGGCCATAG